The following proteins are co-located in the Hydrogenophaga sp. RAC07 genome:
- the flhA gene encoding flagellar biosynthesis protein FlhA — protein sequence MNALAPLQQWMNRNAAWAGGLAAPMLVITILSMMVLPLPPWLLDTFFTLNIALALVVMMVASYMKRPLDFSVFPTVLLLTTLLRLSLNVASTRVVLLEGHTGPGAAGAVIEAFGHFLIGGNFAVGFVVFVILVVINFIVITKGSERIAEVSARFTLDAMPGKQMAIDADLNAGLIDEKQAKKRRQEVGDEAEFFGSMDGASKFVRGDAIAGILILIINIIGGFAVGVMQHGLSAGEAASTYILLAVGDALVAQIPSLLISVAAAMVVSRVGKDEDLGGQVMQQMFISAKIMGIVAAVMFLLGIVPGMPHAVFLSFAAIFGALAWWRTRVDARPVAEPEAPAAPSDGEATWDDLQPVDLLGLELGYRLIAMVDKSRQGDLLTRIKGVRKKFAQEVGFLPPAVHVRDNLELRPSAYRITLRGVVVGEGEVFPGMFLAIDPGGLGTPLIGTPTTDPAFGLPAHWIEEKQRENAQMAGFTVVDSETVLATHLSHLMQVQAAKLLSRTETQDLVEHVTRLAPKLIEEVVPKMISVATFQKVLQLLLEESVHVRDIRTIIEAIAEHATATTDSQELARRVRMALAPAIVQQIYGPVKELEVIAIEPGLERLLMQALSGAANGALDPGVADMLSKSATDIANKQEEKGVPACLLVPDAIRNAMARLLRRAAPRLQVLAHSEIPETHLIRIGPILGELA from the coding sequence ATGAACGCCCTCGCGCCCTTGCAGCAATGGATGAACCGCAACGCGGCCTGGGCCGGTGGCCTGGCCGCGCCCATGCTGGTGATCACCATCCTGTCGATGATGGTGCTGCCATTGCCGCCCTGGTTGCTCGACACCTTCTTCACGCTCAACATCGCACTCGCGCTGGTGGTGATGATGGTCGCGTCCTACATGAAGCGCCCGCTGGACTTCTCGGTGTTCCCCACCGTGCTGCTGCTCACCACGCTGCTGCGTTTGTCGCTCAACGTCGCCTCCACCCGTGTGGTGCTGCTCGAAGGCCACACCGGACCGGGCGCGGCCGGTGCGGTGATCGAGGCCTTTGGCCACTTCCTGATCGGCGGCAACTTTGCCGTGGGTTTTGTCGTGTTCGTGATCCTGGTGGTGATCAACTTCATCGTGATCACCAAGGGCTCGGAGCGGATCGCCGAGGTGTCGGCCCGCTTCACGCTGGACGCCATGCCCGGCAAGCAGATGGCGATCGACGCCGACCTGAACGCCGGCCTGATCGACGAGAAGCAGGCCAAGAAGCGTCGCCAGGAAGTGGGCGACGAGGCCGAGTTCTTCGGCTCCATGGACGGTGCGTCCAAGTTCGTGCGCGGCGACGCCATCGCCGGCATCCTGATCCTGATCATCAACATCATTGGTGGCTTTGCGGTGGGCGTGATGCAGCACGGCCTGTCGGCCGGTGAAGCGGCCAGCACCTACATCCTGCTCGCGGTGGGCGATGCGCTGGTGGCGCAGATCCCGTCGCTGCTGATCTCGGTGGCTGCGGCCATGGTGGTCTCGCGTGTGGGCAAGGACGAAGACCTCGGTGGCCAGGTGATGCAGCAGATGTTCATCTCCGCCAAGATCATGGGCATCGTGGCCGCGGTCATGTTCCTGCTGGGCATCGTGCCCGGCATGCCGCACGCGGTGTTTCTGAGCTTTGCCGCGATCTTTGGAGCCCTGGCCTGGTGGCGCACCCGGGTGGACGCGCGGCCCGTGGCCGAACCCGAGGCGCCCGCCGCGCCGAGCGACGGCGAAGCCACCTGGGACGACCTGCAGCCGGTGGACCTGCTCGGTCTGGAACTGGGCTACCGCCTGATCGCCATGGTCGACAAGAGTCGCCAGGGCGACCTGCTGACCCGCATCAAGGGCGTGCGCAAGAAGTTCGCGCAAGAGGTGGGTTTCCTGCCGCCGGCCGTGCACGTGCGCGACAACCTGGAACTGCGCCCCAGCGCCTACCGCATCACGTTGCGCGGCGTGGTGGTGGGCGAGGGCGAGGTGTTCCCCGGCATGTTCCTGGCCATCGATCCGGGGGGCCTCGGCACCCCGCTGATCGGCACCCCCACCACCGACCCGGCGTTTGGCCTGCCCGCGCACTGGATCGAGGAAAAGCAACGTGAAAACGCGCAGATGGCCGGTTTTACCGTGGTTGATTCCGAGACTGTGCTGGCCACGCATCTTTCACACTTGATGCAAGTCCAGGCAGCCAAGTTGCTGAGCCGGACGGAGACCCAGGACCTGGTTGAACACGTCACCCGACTGGCCCCCAAACTGATTGAAGAAGTCGTGCCCAAGATGATCTCTGTCGCCACCTTCCAGAAAGTGCTGCAGCTGCTGCTGGAAGAGTCGGTGCATGTGCGCGACATCCGTACCATCATCGAAGCGATCGCCGAACACGCCACCGCCACCACCGACTCGCAAGAGCTGGCCCGCCGGGTGCGCATGGCGCTGGCGCCGGCCATCGTGCAGCAGATCTACGGCCCGGTGAAAGAGCTCGAAGTGATCGCCATCGAGCCCGGTCTCGAGCGCCTGCTGATGCAGGCCCTGAGCGGCGCGGCCAACGGTGCACTCGACCCCGGGGTGGCCGACATGCTGAGCAAGTCGGCCACCGACATCGCCAACAAACAGGAAGAGAAGGGCGTGCCCGCCTGCCTGCTGGTGCCCGACGCCATCCGCAACGCCATGGCGCGCCTGCTGCGCCGTGCCGCGCCCCGTCTGCAAGTGCTGGCGCACAGCGAAATTCCTGAAACCCATCTGATCCGCATCGGCCCGATTCTTGGAGAACTCGCATGA
- a CDS encoding EscU/YscU/HrcU family type III secretion system export apparatus switch protein, whose translation MDSSSQDKTLPATAQRLKKARTDGQVPRSKDLSNLMVLGGGSLILLTLAPTGFEKLRTTLQSQLRFDNASLQQPGQMLQRLVDGFSQGLMLYLPLGLLVLAVAIAATVAAGSYALSTKPLVPDIGRLNPLKGFGRLFSKQQLVDTGKLFGVTAVVFVVAWQFIGSHAELFATLVMQPLESGIGQLGTWMVSGVGLLLLVVGFFALIDVPMQKFLHGEQLKMSHQEVKQEHKEAEGDPHMKAQRRARQREMAQRNSVGAVPKADLVVMNPTHYAVAIRYDETSMNAPRVVAKGADLVAMKIRDVAKAHRVPVLQSPMLARALYAHAELDGEVPSALYTAVAQVLAYVYQLKAALKGQGAMPGEMPTPVVPPELDPHFKKSATKDTE comes from the coding sequence ATGGATTCCTCCAGCCAAGACAAGACCCTACCCGCCACCGCGCAGCGCCTGAAGAAGGCGCGCACGGACGGCCAGGTGCCGCGTTCCAAGGACCTGTCCAACCTCATGGTGCTGGGCGGTGGTTCGCTGATCTTGCTGACGCTGGCCCCCACCGGTTTCGAAAAACTGCGCACCACGCTGCAAAGCCAGCTGCGCTTTGACAACGCATCGCTGCAACAGCCTGGCCAGATGCTGCAACGCCTGGTGGACGGCTTCTCGCAGGGCCTCATGCTGTACCTGCCGCTGGGCCTGCTCGTGCTCGCCGTGGCGATCGCCGCCACCGTGGCCGCCGGCAGCTACGCGCTCAGCACCAAACCCCTCGTGCCCGACATCGGCCGACTCAACCCACTCAAAGGCTTTGGCCGGCTGTTCTCCAAACAACAACTGGTCGACACCGGCAAGCTCTTCGGTGTGACGGCCGTGGTGTTCGTGGTGGCGTGGCAGTTCATCGGCTCACACGCCGAGCTGTTCGCCACGCTGGTGATGCAGCCGCTGGAGTCCGGCATCGGGCAACTGGGCACCTGGATGGTCTCCGGCGTGGGTCTGCTGCTGTTGGTGGTGGGCTTCTTCGCGCTCATCGACGTGCCGATGCAGAAGTTCCTGCACGGCGAGCAGCTCAAGATGTCTCACCAGGAGGTGAAGCAGGAGCACAAGGAAGCCGAAGGCGACCCGCACATGAAGGCACAGCGCCGCGCGCGCCAGCGCGAGATGGCCCAACGCAACAGCGTGGGCGCCGTGCCCAAGGCCGATCTGGTGGTGATGAACCCCACCCACTACGCCGTGGCCATCCGCTACGACGAAACCTCGATGAACGCACCCCGCGTGGTGGCCAAGGGTGCCGACCTCGTCGCCATGAAGATCCGCGACGTGGCCAAGGCGCACAGGGTGCCGGTGCTGCAGTCGCCCATGTTGGCGCGTGCGCTCTACGCGCACGCCGAGCTCGACGGTGAGGTGCCCTCGGCCCTCTACACCGCCGTGGCCCAGGTGCTCGCCTACGTGTACCAGCTCAAGGCCGCCCTCAAGGGCCAGGGCGCCATGCCTGGCGAGATGCCCACGCCGGTGGTGCCGCCCGAACTCGATCCGCATTTCAAGAAATCCGCCACCAAGGACACTGAATGA